From the genome of Odocoileus virginianus isolate 20LAN1187 ecotype Illinois chromosome 4, Ovbor_1.2, whole genome shotgun sequence:
AATCTGACCATGTTGACACTCTGAACCTCCAAAACTTCAAGcagtaaatttctattgttttataaGCCACGAACTCTATAGTtattgttacagcagcccaaattGACTAAGACAGTCCAATAacatagcagttttatttgtcAGCCTACTAACCCCATATAGACACCAGGACTTTCAGAGATCAAAATTTCAAATGGGTTTTGTGATTTCCTCTATGTCCTGGGCTTCACTCATTGATGCTACATGTAGAGTTACTGCCTCCCACTTAAATGCCCCTCATTTGTCACAAGAATAGAGCTGCTTTTTCCTAAAAAGCCTATGAGATCATTGGCACCGATCTGGTATCTGAGCACAGGAAGAAGTTTGCATTAAGAAGTGAACTTTGCAGTGATAAACAAATGATGTTGCATTGAGgcaaacactttgaaaaaaaaattggcaagaaAATATGAGTGTCTATAAGGCAGCATTTCAAGACTCCAAATCCATGCCAACTGAAGCTCTAGCATTTCACAAACCAGATGTATTCCTTTAAACTTTCTTCTCAATAGTAATACTATTAGACAAAAAACTAGGGCTATAAATTAGAGTTATAAGAAATGAATAACAGCagcaagaaaaaatatagaatataaatattaaagtacACAGATGAGTAAACAACATTTAGAATAAGGGATAGAGAAGAATCTGCTGagttaaaaagacaaacaaacaaaatacaatgGTTATGAGAACTTAGAAAGGTCAGAGATAATCAAATATCAATGCAAACACAACCTTTTATCAGTAATTTATTTTCTACTCTgaggtttatatatttttatgaaccACTGTTCAGACATTTTACTATAAATTTTCACTTAACCAACTCATATACTGATTTTCTATTCTATATCCAATTTTAAACCCACGATAAACAAGTGCTCCATGGAATCCATCCTCAATGTGGTTATGGGTCACCTTAACTCCAGCATTCTGGAGTCTGGTGACGTACATGATTCCATCATCTCTTAATACATCATATTGACAGGTGATGACATAAGTCAGGGGCAAATTACGCAATATGTTGTCATCAGCCAACAAGGGAGCTGCCCTCACATCTAGAAACCCTGGATACTTTTTAGCCAGCTTAGAATTACCATAAGTTGGACTGTTATAAAAATGCCCTTTCTTAAACTTCTCAGGGAGCAAAGAACTCCAATTAACAAATTTGAACAGATGACTTGATTCCACCGGTACATGTTGATTGAAGAACATGGCTTTTTCAAGTGATCTGTCCGTGGTAAAGTATCCACTCCACAATTTGACCACGAATGATTTGGTCAGACCAAGAAAATTTGAGTTTTCCCGATATGATGGTAAATCCAGATCAAGAGACTGAAGGGCAGGATAAATTAAAGACTGGGTCTTGAGCTTGATCTTGACATCGGGGTCATCTATGAGCTGAAAATAATTTACAGTTGATCAAAtagtaatttcatttaaaaatatatttttaatttaaaaacaataactgGTATGAGTTAAATTCAGAATCTCAAAAGGATAATCAGAAACAAGAAATATATCTCAAAGAACATTCCAGTTTCAATTATATCTAAGACTAGGTGTATTACTTAAATACTATGAACATAAACAGTGatagaaccaaggtctcctgcattgcaggtggtaccgtctgaaccaacagggaagccgcCTACTTTTCTTATGGATGGGGAAAAAGACCACCTAATCTGTGATTGAAAAGCAAAATATCTCCTCTTACAGCCAAGAATGGCAATCAGAGgaaattgatatattttaaatgaagattttGTATACATGTTATTGTATTAAcagagagccccttggactgttaaaagatccaaccagtccatcctacaggaaatcagtcctgaatattcattggaaggactgatgctgaagctgaaactccaatactttggccacctgatgtgaagaactgacttattggaaaagaccttgaaactgagaggagaggaaggcgggaggagaaggggatgacagaggatgagatggttggatggcatcaccaactcgatgtacatgaatttgagtaagctctgggagttggtgatggacagggaagcctggtatgctgcagtccatggggtcacaatgagttggacaagactgagtgactgaactaaactgatatcAACAGGCAGTAACATTTAAGGAGATCATGTCATTAGGAATTCTAATTCAATGTtgacattaaacaaataaatccTGGGCAAAAGTCTAATTGATTTTAACATTTAAGTGTTTCAAATATTCAGGTTAGTGCATTAAGACAACTGTATCTATAaattaatatgcatatatttgggGTGTACTAAAATTTTTCCATCAATAGGATGCATAACCCCAAATATTTGGGAACCAGTAATACTgagcatggggcttccctgatgtcttagatggtaaagaacctgcctgcagcgcaggagacccaggtttgatccctggggcgggaagatcccctttaggagggcatggcaattcactccagcattcttgcctggagaatcccattgacagaggagcctggcaggctgtagtctatAAGgctgcacagaatcagacacaactgaagcgattcagcaagcacacacacaatattaaGCATTACATTTTAGGAGACGTTCCATACTATGTACATTTATTTGGTTCCCACGTTGAAACGGCCCAGGATGTCTCAGAGATTAGCTTCTCTAAGTGTGGTCCCTAGATGACTAGCACTCAAACCACTCAGGGATTTGTTAGAAATGAAACTTCTTACAACCTAGCCCAGACTCACTACATTAAGTTGGGAGGAGCCAGCAACGTGTGTGTTGTCATCTTTTGGGTGATTCTGATGCCAGGAAACATTGAGCTCCACTGGTGTAGGTCATAAACAGTAATTATTGAAGCCATAGGCATGCTGGTGATGCTCAGAGTAAAGTATAATGGCTAGATGAAGTTCCCGAAAGTTTCTGAAAACTTGATATAGAGTTGAAGAGAGGACAGGACCCTGACATTCTTTCCTTTgataaaaatatgacattttacacacacacacacacacacacacacacacacgcctgcaAAAGCAAATAGCaacaatttttactttatttcatttagatCACAGGAATTAGAACTGGTtagtagaataaaatatttaaaagttcattactagattattttatgtaaaaataatttccaaatttaaataACCAGTTCAGTGTTTTATTTCAGGTAAAATTACCACATTCCGTTTATCTTGGTACCTAGAATGAAGAATGCTGTTCAGATCAGTACAGGAGTGGTAATTActaaatggcttcccaggtggtgcgggggtaaagaatctgtctgccaatgcagtagacacaagagactgtgggttccatccctgggtcagaaatagcctttggagtaggaaatggcaccctgctccagtattcttgcctggaaaatctcatggagagggcttagtgggctacagtccatgggatcgcaaagagttagaagtgactgagcgactgaacccaCAATTATTCAATAGATAGCTCACAGGTGACTGACTTAGTGAGTTAAGAAGACATacaaaaatacattatatttGACCAATGAATTAAAACTTTACAGATAGCCAAAATCTTTGacctgtagattaaaaaaaaaaacaaatctatattttattttaaatttttaatggagtatggttgatttacaattttgttttagtttctctgtacagcaaagtggatcagtttatatatatatatctccactcttttttagactcttttctcATATATGCCATTGCAGattattaagtagagttccctgtgtatatagtaggtcctcattagttatctatctcACATGTAGTATTCTATACCAATccaaatctcccaatttattcctccccttTATTCCCCGTGGtagccatgtttgttttctacatctgtgcatccatttctgttttaaaaaattatactttatagttttatagttCAATATAGCACATATATGTAACAGCATAAGGCAGAAATGTGAAATGTAATAAATATGTTTAAGGGTCAGGGAATTCACCATACCCTTGCACACCCTTCTTCCTCTCCAGTAACCATCAACCTTCATTTTATTACATtcaattttgtgtatttctttaaaataacactAGGCATACATATCAGTGCAATTAAACTGGTTAGGGCTTCCCGGCAGAgggataaagaattcgcctgcaatgcaagagacgcaaggacatagatttgatccctgggtcagaaagatcctctcaaataggaaatggcagcccgctccagtgttcttgcctgtagaattccatagactgagtagcctgcctggtgggctacagtccatgaagtcacagagtcggacgtgactgagttcACACACACATCTATTCTTAGGTGAGCAATAATTGTtagtgtgacttttaaaaaattatttttgtacatgAGATATGATTTTACTTCCTTGATCTCTCAATgtattgaaacatttttataaaatatacttttgtttGCATTATTAACAGCTTGgtcatggtatatatatataatatgtatttttctaatattttattcatgataataatatcttaattttctgagTGTAATTGACCTATTGTTTTCCTTCCTGAAATTGTTCTTGTCAGACTGATCATAAAGATCAAGATTCTTTGAAAATAACTGGAGTGTATACTCTTTTCCTATTCTTAGgcatacattttgtttatctgaaataaaatggCTATAAAGTGgctcagatttttatttcttgttctgtCTGTTTTGCAAGTTATATTTTCTTGGAATTTGTCcatttaattgaaatattatgACACTTTAATTCCAAAGTTCTTCAAACAAAAATCgaagagatttaaaaattgtgttaGTCCTTTTAGACAggacttttttgctttttgttcacATCTTCCATAAGCTCATTTTGATTATCCTAATTTCTGTTCTTGTCATTATTACTACCTTCCCTctattatttagttttatttttggggTCAAATATTCATCCTTCTTTCTTTGCTGATATATGCTTTTGAGGaaatacattgtcaccctgcttatttaacttacatgcagagtacatcatgagaaacgctgggctggaggaagcacaggctggaatcaagattgcaaggagaaagatcaataacctcagatatgaagatgacaccacccttagggcagaaagtgaagaagaactaaagagcctgttgatgaaagtaaaagaggagagtgaaaaagttggcttaaagctcaacattcagaaaactaagatcatggcatctggtcccatcacttcatggcaaatagatggggaaacagtagaaactgtcagactttatttttctgggctccaaaatcactgcagattgtgattgcagccatgaaattcaaatacacttactccttggaagaaaagttataaacaacttagacagcatattaaaaagcagagatatgacATTACCAATaaaagtttgtctagtcaaagctatggcttttccagtagtcatgtatggatgtgagagttggactataaagaaagctgagtgcagaagaattgatgcttttgaagtgtggtgttggagaagactctggaaagtcccttgaactgcagggagatcaaaccagtccatcctaaaggaaatcagccctgaatgttcattggaaggactaatgctcaagctgaaactctaatactttggccacctgatgcgaagaattgactcattggaaaagaccctgatgctgggaaagattgaaggcaggaggagaaggggacaacagaggatgagatggttggatggcatcaccaacttggtggacatgagtaggctccaggagctggtgatagacaggggagccaggcatactgcagtccattgggtcacaaagagttggacacgactaagtgactgaactaaactgattagTATAATAATAACATAACTGCACTGATATTTCAAAGTTTGAAATACATGTATTTAAGtgtaggatatttttaaaaaatcaaataaatctgAGCAATATACCTGTTGAGTCACGGCTGCAGCTAAATTCCCTCCAGCACTCTCTCCAGAGATACCAATTCTTTCAGGATCTACACCGTACTTGTCAAGAACATCTCGGCTTAAGAACCACTTTAGTGCATTATAGACATCTTCAAATTGGCTTGGAAAGTGATGTTCAGGTGCTAGTCGGTAGCTGTGGGCAGAATAACAATGCTCTTTAAGTCAGTTATTGTTAATCAAAAAATGTGTGGATGTGCATGCTCTAACCTAAAAATCAAAAGTAATATTTTTCCTTAGCCACCTCATATTTTAGGTCATTATGAATTCAAAGACAAACTTAATCTTTATGACTGTGCTTGACATGAAAGTTTTTACAAATGCCATTTTTACATAAGTAAAATCTTGAATGACAAGTCTggactagattaaaaaaaaaaacaaccctggtGATAACTTCCTGAAACTAAACCTCTcccaaaatgttattttctttgtagTCATTACACTTTATTAGCAACCaataaataatgaacaaataATAGGAACTATTCTATTTCAACTTAATCTAATGATCAAGTTGGCATGCAGGGGtcactatttttttcatattttcttcatttttctagtCATTCCCATTGGGTTTCTTTTCTACTGTTGGTCATTAACCTAGAATGTTTTTTGAAACTAGATTTTGTCTGAATTCCCACATGTTACTTAGTGACTAACTGCTTTTAAGGGAGGATTATCCCatgaaatggagaaggcaatggcaccccactccagtactcttgcctgggaaatcccacggacggaggagcctggtaggctgcagtccatgcggttgctaagagtcagacatgactgagcgacttcagtttcacttttcactttcatgcattggagaaagaaatggcaacccactccagtgttcttgcctggagaatcccagggatggggggagcctggtgggctgccgtctgtggggtcacacagagtcggacacgactgaagtgacttggcagcagcagcccaTGAAATATATactaatttctttaaatatatcttattggttaatcctcaaaaaaaaaaaaacacacacactataatatacaaaatattatgcCTCTCAgtttacacatgagaaaacaaATCTAACATGATATTTAACTGGCAGCCATCCAGTTGACTCTATCACCAGGTTTTGAACCTCATTTTCTGACTCTGAAGCCCTGCTAATTAAGAGTAGGCTAAAAGGCCATTGGaaatcctttgtccatgagatacAATAGttagattttattataaaaatttcttGACTTGCTCTTTTTGATCCCTACTTGGCCTAACTATAAAAGTCTtttctatctgactcttttctgGTCACGCTCAAACTCACTTTTTCTATTCCCATCTTCTCAACTTCATTTGAACACTCCTGACATAACCAAGGAATGACCAAGACTGCTGTGACCATCTGACTGGATAAGGCATCTAGCCAAAAACCACTCGATCCCACAGTGTTCTTACTTGGTTGAAACGACAACAGCATCTAGTATAACGGCTGTCCGTCTTGATAGAAAGTCAATATCAAAGAAagctgaaacaaatgaaaataaaat
Proteins encoded in this window:
- the LOC110132918 gene encoding arylacetamide deacetylase-like; translation: MGRKTILLLIVGALGAYYVYTPLPDNIEEPWKLMWVTTCLKTITHLGHFAELLGISNSMDITGFFMSIQEVPPTSDENVTVMETTFNNVPVRIYLPKRKSETLRRGLFYVHGGGWCMGSAAFFDIDFLSRRTAVILDAVVVSTNYRLAPEHHFPSQFEDVYNALKWFLSRDVLDKYGVDPERIGISGESAGGNLAAAVTQQLIDDPDVKIKLKTQSLIYPALQSLDLDLPSYRENSNFLGLTKSFVVKLWSGYFTTDRSLEKAMFFNQHVPVESSHLFKFVNWSSLLPEKFKKGHFYNSPTYGNSKLAKKYPGFLDVRAAPLLADDNILRNLPLTYVITCQYDVLRDDGIMYVTRLQNAGVKVTHNHIEDGFHGALVYRGFKIGYRIENQYMSWLSENL